DNA from Marinilabiliales bacterium:
GGATCTGAGCGGTTTTCACCCCATACTGCTCCTTGACGATATATTTGACAAGCTCGACAAGAGCCGGGTTGAACAGATCATCAGCCTGGTTTCGGAAAACAATTTCGGTCAGATATTTATAACCGATACCAGCAGCGAAAGGCTGAACACTATCCTGAAGGATACAGGAAGGGAGTTTAAACTATTTCACCTCTGAGCTATGAGAAAAAGCAATACCCAGAAAATATCCGAGGTAATATCAGAATTAGTAAAAGAGCTTAAGATCAGCCGTAAGCTGGGAGAAGCCAGGATCATAAACGCCTGGCCCCTGATTGTAGGGCCGTCCATAGCAAAGCAGACTGAGAAGATCTATATAAGGAATGGCGTTTTTTATGTTCATCTCAGGTCTCCGGTCCTCAAAACCGAGCTTTCCTACATGAAGACCCGTATCATGGAGGTCCTCAACGAGCAGGCAGGCGAAAAGATCATCAGCAAGGTAGTGTTGCGTTAAAATTATTTTCTATGGACATCTTTAAATCCGGAACCATTGTGTTTATGATCACTGTTACCGGTATTCTCGGCACAGGTTGTGTTGAGCTGGGAATGATAGCGGACAATCAGCCGGAAGACGGATTATACAGCTTGAAAAACCATCAACATGCTGGCAAAAGGGATGTATATATCGAAACATCTGATGATGAAATCACTGTTTGGTCTTATACCGAAAGCTATGATGGAGATGAGATACTCAGCTTACCTTACAGGCTGGCTGAGTATGACACTGCATTCATAAGGCATGCCGACGAGTTTCTTACACTGAAAACAAGCGGCATTGACATTGACCTGTTGACTGTGTTATTCAAGTACAGGCCGGTTTCTTCAGGTTTTCCCCGGCAATTGAACTCCGATCTGTCGGGAGCTCTCTATATAGGTCCTGACTTGTCCACTTTAGTGCGGCAGATTTAAAGATTTGAGGTATTTCAAAATC
Protein-coding regions in this window:
- a CDS encoding DUF721 domain-containing protein; this translates as MRKSNTQKISEVISELVKELKISRKLGEARIINAWPLIVGPSIAKQTEKIYIRNGVFYVHLRSPVLKTELSYMKTRIMEVLNEQAGEKIISKVVLR